Within the Achromobacter spanius genome, the region CCGGATAGCAGTCGGCGTCCTGGCGGCTGCCATCCAGCAGCGCCTCGGTATCACGCAAGGACAGTTGCCCATGCACCCCATTGACCAGGCTCGCCGAGCGCACGCTGCGCGCGCAACCCTGCATATCGCCAAACGCCGCCAGCGCATTCATGCGCGGCATCGGATCGTCTTCGCCCACGCTATCCAGGCGCGGATGCACGGGCTCCCAATAGCGTTCCAGGGTGTCAACGGCCAGCGCCAGCCCGTCTGCGTAACCCGGCAGTCCGCGGATCTCGGTCCAGGCACAGGTCAACAGCCCGATCACGCGCAGGTCTCGTGTGCGTTCCAGCAACGCACGCGCCAGGCGTTCGACCTCGCGCCAGTCCGGCGGCTGCGCGGCGATGATGGTCGAGCCGAACTGCTGTTCGTCCCGGCCGGCCGCGGCTTGCTGCAACTGCAGGAAGTCAGCGTCGTATTCGAGGTCTTCCCCGCAGGGCAGACGTGAATCGAGTGTATTGAGGATATCGGCGAAGTCCATAGTCATTGCTTAGATGCCTGGGGATGCTGCCTGGAACCAACCACTACGCTCCGCGCTGCTTCACGGAAGGGAGAATTCTAGGCACGTCTTTCCGCATGCAACGAACAACTCACAACTTCAGATTTTTCTTACAACCAGCTAACAAGCACTAAACAAATGCACACTTTTCGCCCTGCTACGCTGATGTTTTGACATATTCCTTACGCAACGCGGGTGTCGGCGCAAGCGTTGTTACTGAACCGTAAAAAACACAAAAGCATGTGTTTGGGCTTTTCGCTCGCTTTGCACGCTGCCTACAATCGGCGCTCACGCTGGCGACAGACTGGCGCGTAAATAGATTCAGAGACAGACGTCCCCGGCATCGGTGCCCCCTCTTCACGGCGGCGCCCGCCCTTTTTGCAAGCGGCCCGCTACGTGGCCGGCCCTCACATTGCAGGCACTGCGGCGCGCGCCATTCGCGCGCTCGCGAAACACTCGGAACAGCAAGCGCAGCAGCTTTGAATTCTCATAAGGAGACGATGAGATGGACCGCACCGTGCCAAGCGAACGCGTCGTCAAGGCGCATACGCCCTTGCCGCCAGAGCAATTGAAGTTTCGCGGCATGCACGGCGCCGAAAGCCTGTCGCAGCTATTTGAATTTGAAGTCGAGCTGGTGTCGGAGTCCTATGCGCTGGACATGAAGTCGCTGCTTGGAAAGCCGTTGACGCTCGAGATCGAGACCACACCGGGCACGCCGCGCTATCTCAGCGGACACATCACCCGCTGCGTGCTGGTGGGCCGCGAGAACAACACGTCGCGCTACACCATCTACCGCGCCACGGTACGGCCCTGGCTCTGGTACCTGACGCAAACGTCTGACAACAAGATCTTCCAGAACAAGAGCGTGCCCGACGTGATCCGCGAGGTGCTCAAGGACTACAGCTACCCCGTCGAGTTCAAGCTGACGGAGACGTATCGCCATTGGGAATACTGCGTGCAGTACCAGGAAACCGACTACGCCTTCATCTGCCGCTTGATGGAGCACGAAGGCATCTACTTCTGGTTCAAGCACGACAAGGGCAAGCACACGCTGGTGCTGACCGACGACATCACGCAGCATGAACCGGTGCCTGACTACGAGCAGATCCCCTATTACGGACCCGACCGCGTCACCGTTCCGCGCGAAGACTACATCCACAAATGGGAAGTCGCCGAACAGATCACGCCCGGCGCGTTCGCCACCACCGACTACCACCCGCTGACGCCCGCCGCCAGCCTGGAAGCGCGGCGCAACAACCCCGGCGCGTATGACCACGGTGATCTGGAAATGTTCGAATGGCAGGGTGGCTACACAAACCCCGACGATGCCGAACACTACACGCGCGTGCGGCTGCAAGACCTGCAATGCAGGCAGGAGCAAAGCACCGGCGCATCCAACGCGCGCGGGCTTTCGACCGGACATCTTTTCACACTGCGCAACCATCCACGGCAAGCTGAAAACCGCGAGTACCTCGTCGTCAGCACCTACTACCGCATCCGAGAAACGGGCTACGCCAGCGGCCAGATCGATCCGGGTGACTTTGACCTGGAATTCGTTGTGCTGCCCTCCAGCACGCAGTTTCGCGCGCCGCGCGTCACACCGATCCCGCGTACCCACGGGCCACAGACCGCGACGGTGGTGGGCAAGCAGGGCGAGGAAATCTGGACCGACAAGATGGGCCGCGTCAAAGTGCAGTTCCACTGGGACCGCTACGGCAAGAAAGACGAAAACAGTTCGTGCTGGGTGCGTGTGTCCAGCCCCTGGGCCGGCGGCGGCTTTGGCGGCATCCAGCTACCGCGCGTGCGAGATGAAGTGATCGTGGATTTCATCGGCGGCCAACCCGACCGCCCCATCGTGATCGGGCGCGTCTTCAATGCGAACAACCTGCCGCCGTGGGACCTGCCCGACAACGCCACGCAAAGCGGCTTCCTGAGCCGCTCGAAAAGCGGCACGCCCGCCACCGCGAACGCGCTGATGTTTGAAGACAAGAGCGGCTGCGAACGCATCTGGCTGCACGCCGAGCGCGAGCTCTGCACGGAAGTCGAAGCCAACGAGACGCACACAACAGACCTGAACCGCAGCACGACGATCGGCGAGAACGACACCACCAAGATCGGCGGCTTTCGCGACATCAACATCACCGGCACCGACAACCTGAAAGTCGGCAAGCGCCGAGACGTCTACGTCACGGGGCACGAGGAATACACCGTCAAGGCATCGCGTACCGTCAACGTGAAAGACGGCCTGATGGACGAGAAGTTCGACAACGGTTTGAAGACCACCGTGGCCGCCAAGGGCGAAGAGCGCGAGATCACGGGGCCGTTCAAGGAAACGCTGAAGACCGGCCAGAAGGTTTACGTCAACAGCGGCAATTCGCTGCATCACGTCAAGGAAGGCACGCTGACCGAAAAGGCCAAGGGCAAGGTTGAAGTGTTGTCCACCGATGCGAATATGGACGTGAAGGCCAAGACCGCGATGCTGGTGCAGTCGGAGACCGCCACGATGGACATCAAGTCCAAGGGCAAGGCACACATGGAATCGGAAGATTCCACGGTGATGGTCAAGGCCAAGGGCAACATCACGCTGGAAACCCCGGCCGACGTGGTGATGGACGCCGCCAACGTCAAGGACCTGTCCAAGGAAAGCTGGTTGCAGGCCACGCCGTTCTCCATCGGCCTGGCGGTGGCCAAGGCGGAATTCGGGCTGCATCGCGTGGCGTTGTTCCGCACCACCGTCATGTTGAATCTGTCCTTCACGAACTACGCCGCGGTCAGCAATATCGGCCAGTTGGTGTCGTATCGCACCACCGGATCCAGCTACGCCTTTGATCTGCAGAAGGCAGAGAAAGTCGGCCTGGGCGCGTCCATGGTCGGCCTGTGGACCATCATCTGAGGCGCCCATGTCCGAATTCGTGACGGCTTGGCCGGATTGGGGAAAGTGGGTGGTGCTGGGCTTGCTGCTGTCGGGCGCGCAAGCGGCTTTCATGCTTCGACGCGAACGCAAGCGTCGGGCGGAGGCGCGTGCGGACGCGCGGCAGCTTGAAGCCGTGCGCGTCACGGGCGTGGCCAGCACCGCGCGCGTGACCGCTGCGCGCGACACGCGCACCCGCATCGGCGAAACGCTGTATTTCGTCATTGAACTGGACCTGGACGTGGCCGCGACCGACACCACGCCGGCCTTCGCCCACACGCTGCGCGTCCCGCTGTCGCCGCTGCACCTGGCTGACTTCGGCGTGGGCAAGATCGTGCAAGTGCGCGTGCGGGTGGAAGCGCGGGAAAATACGGCCACGCGTGACGTCGCCATTGATCAGCCCACCGGGTAGCGCATGAAGACCATCAAGCCGTTTCGTCTGGGCATCCTCACACGGCCCTATCGTAGTCAGCGCCGCGACCTGCTGGGCGTTTCCGTCTTCGCCTTGGTCGACATCGCACAATCCCCCACCTTGTTGACCGATCAGGATCTATGGAAGCTTGCCGCTGAAGAAGGCATCGGCGCGCTGGATCTGGCCACGCCCAAGCAGTATCCGGAAGTGCTGGTCACGGGCCATGCCTACCCGCATGACGCCAAGCAACCTGGCGCGTGCGGCGTGCGATTGCAGGTGGGCGCCATCGACAAGTCCTTGCTGGTGTTTGGCGACCGCTACTGGATCGATGGCAAGGCGACGGCACCGCAACCTTTTGCGCGCATGCGCCTGGACTGGAGCCACGCGTTTGGCGGACCGGACATCACCGACAATCCACTGGGCATTGGCGCTCAAGACGAAGACATCAATGGCGTACGCGCGCGCCGGCTGCCGAACATCGAACACCCCTTGCAGCGCATCAGCGCCCCCGGCCAGCGTGTGGCGCCCACGGGCTTTGGCGCATTGCCCGTGGAATGGCCGCAACGGGCATCGCATATGGGCCGCGACTACGGGCAGGAATGGCTGGAGCACGACTTTCCCGGATTTGCGCGCGACATGGACTGGCGCTTTTTCAACGCGGCGCCGCCCGACCAATGGGGGCCGGCCAACGCCGAGCTTGCCGGCGGCACGGACTATGCGCTGTGGAACCTGCATCCGGAACAGCCGGTGCTGCGCGGCCAACTGCCCCATTGGCGCGCGCGCTGCTTTGTCAGCCGCCACGCTGACGGCAGCGCGCTTGAAGAGGTGTCGCTGCGCCTGACCACCGCCTGGTTTTTTCCCGACCACACGAAGATGGTGTTGATGTGGCATGGCGCGGAACCCGTGCAGGAAGATGACGCGGCGGATATCCGCCACATCATGCCCGCGCTGGAACACGCGGGTCAGTCGAAATCGCTTGCCCATTACGAAGACGTGGTGCGGCACCGCCTGAACCCAGAGCTGGGTGCGGTCTACGCCTTGCTGGACTCGCAGCTTGTGCCCGAAGCGCTTTGCGGCGGGCAACTGGAAGGCGATGCGCAAGCCGTGGCCGTGCGTCCTACCAACAGGAACGTGCACGCAGGGCTGGCACGCCGCCACGCGCGCGAACGCGAGTCGCTATTGGCGCAGGGCCTGGACCCGGATCTGTACATGGCACCGCTGGATCCGCCGCCCACGGCACCCAGGCTTGCCGATCTACCGCAAACCATTCTGCGCATGCAGGAAGAGCTGGAAGAGGCCAAGCGCCTGTCCAGTGGACCCGGGGCGCGCGCGCTGGCCGATCCCAACCTGCCGCGGATGGCCGAGGTGGCAGGCGTGGATATGGACGCTCTGCGCCGGCAGGATGCGGGCAGCCCGCTGCCAGCCGGTTTTGATCCCCGCAAAATCAAGCGCCATCTTGGCGAGTTCGATTCCAGCCCGCATGCACAAGCCAAACGCGGCACGACGGATGGTGAAGGAACGCAGCCGCCGTTGGCCGACACACTGGGACCGCAGGTACATCAGGCCTATCAGCAGTCCGCGCATCATTTCGCCCCGCCCCCGCCCATGCCACCGCTGCGCGCGCAGCGCACGCGCCGCAAGCTGGAAGCGCAGTTGAAAGCCAACCGAGACTGTCGCGACATGAATCTGACCGGTGCGGATCTATCAGGCATGGACCTGTCCGGCGTCAATTTCCAACGCGCGATTTTCGCGGGAGCGACACTCGTGGATGCGCGGCTGGATGGCTGCGACCTGACCGACGCCGTACTGACCGGCGCCGACCTGACCCGCGCAAGCCTGTCCGGCGCGACCCTGACGCGAGCCAACCTGGGCCGCACGCAATGCATTAACACGAGCTTTGCAAAGAGCCAGATCAATGAATGCACGTGGGACCACGCGCACTGCGAAGACTGCAGTTTTTCTGATAGCGCATGGCAGTTGGGACGCTTGCATCAGGCGCGGCTGATACGTTGCGACTTCGGCCGTGCAAGCTTTCACCAATGGGCGGCGATGAGCGCCACGTTCGACGGCTGCCGCTTTCTTAACACACAGCTGGATCAATGCGTGTTCATGCAAGGTGCGCTCGTCAACGCCGACTTTGCCCGCGCGGCGCTGGTGCGGGTGAGCTTCATGGACGTGGACTTTTCCGGTCGCTTCAGCATGGAAGCCGCCACGCTGGACGGTTGCGCCTTCGCGGGCCGCGTCGAGCTGGCGGGCGCGCGGCTGCGCGGCGTGCAGTTCAAACACGGCAGCGCACGCGGCGCCACCTTGACGGGCGCCGACCTGCGCGGCGCCACGCTGGACGCCTGCGACTTTTCCGAATGCCTGTTGCAAGACGCTGATCTTGACGGCCTGACCGCGCCCGACACGCACTTTGTGCGCGCGGATTTCACCGGTGCGCGCCTGCGCAACGCCAATTTGATCAACAGCTTGCTGGGTAAGGCCATCTTTTTGCGCGCGGACCTTACAGGCGCGAACTTCTTCCGCGCTGATGTCGCGCAGACCCGGATGGACGACAGCACCGGGCTGGACCATACCTACACGCAAGGCGCAAAGCGCTGGCCCGCCAGACAGCCGGAGCGCCCCGCATGAACCTGGACAAGCTGCTGGACAGCGTGCGCCACGGCGAGCCGATCCAACACCTCCGCCTGGCAGGCGCCGATCTGCGCGGGCAGGATCTGTCTGGTGCGTTCTTCGATCACGTGGATTTCACCGGTGCGCGGATGAGCGGCTGCCAATTGCAGGACAGCCAGTTCATCAGCTGTGACATGACGCGCTGGGACGCCGGCGGCGCCAACCTGGACACGGCGCGCCTGCTCCACTGCCGAGCGCCCGGCGCGACGTTCAGTGGCGGCCGCTTCCATGGCACGAGCTTCACGGAATGCGATCTGGCGGGCGCCAAGCTGGACCAAGCCACGCTTCATGAGGCGTCTTTCACCGCAACCTCGCTGGCGGGCGCGTCGTTGCGGGCGGCTCGCGTGGAACGCTCGGTATTTTCGCGCGGGGAGTTCGCCGACGCGGATCTGACGCAAGCGCAGTTCAGCTACACCTTGTTCCATCAACTGGACCTGCACGCGGTGACGCTGACCGGCGTTAGCGCGGCCAGCACCATGTTCACGGAATGTAATCTGTCGGCGCAGAACGTCGCGGGACAGGCCTTTGCGCTGTGCCATTTCACGGATTGCCAACTGGACGCGGCGGACTTTCGCCAATGCGATTTGCGCCAGTCTGGCTTCAAGGGCTCGTCGTTGCGGGGCGCGCACTTTGCCGGTGCTTGCGCGCCGCAGGCGCTGTTCCCCCAGGCTGATTTAAGCGGGGCCAACCTGCAGGGCGGCCGCTTTGACGGCGCCATCTGGGTCGAGGCCATGCTGGACGGCGCCACCTTCCAGGGCGCAAACCTGGACCTGTGTATTTTTCAGCGCGCGGGTTGTGCCAACACGGACTTTCGCGGCGCGCATCTTGTCGACGCCGATTTCTCGCTGGCGGACCTGAATGGCGCCGACCTGCGCGACGCCACGTTCCTGCGCACGCGCATGCATCGCGCGCTGACGCGCGGGGTGCGCTGGTCGCAGCGTCACGGCATCATCGAAAACGACGCCCCCTTGCTCGACGCCGAACTCTGGTCGGCGGGGCGCGCCGGCCTTTGACCCATCGCAACAGGAGTGGAAACCATGCAAGTGCTTTGCCAGTTACCCAGCGTGGGGTTGGGATTTCCCGATGTCTGCAAGACGCCGGTGCCGCCGGTGCCACACATCGATGTGTCGACATCGTCCATGGGCATCCCGGTGGTGTGGAACGTGTGGCTGAGTTGCATGCCGATGCACAACATGGCCACGACCATACCGGTGACGCTCGGCGATACGGCCGGGGTGGGCGGCGGCCTGATCTCGCAGACCTTCATGGGTCGGGCGCGCTACATGACCGGGGCGTTCACGGTGCTGGTGCGTGCCGCGCCGCTGGTGCGCGTGACCAGCCTGACCTTGCAGAACACGATCAATGCGCCGGGTTTCAAGGCGGCCACGCCGCAGAAGTCGATGTTTGCGTTGGCGGCGTGATCGTTGGCGGCGTGATGCATCCGGGCGGCTGGCCGCAGCCGCCCGAATCAAGGCTGACGGCTACAGTTGGCCGTACGAGTGCAGCCCCGACAGGAACATGTTCACGCCCAGGAACGCGAAGCCGGTGATCAGCAGCCCCATCAGCGCCCAGTAGGCCGCCATGGCGCCGCGCAAGCCCTTGATCAGGCGCATGTGCAGCCAGGCCGCGTAGTTCAGCCAGACGATCAGCGCCCAGGTTTCCTTGGGATCCCACTGCCAGTACGCGCCCCAGGCATCCGCCGCCCACAGCGCGCCCAGAATCGTCGCCACCGTGAAGAAGGCGAAACCGATCGCGATGGCGCGATACATGATGTCGTCCAGCACCTCCAGCGAGGGCAGCGCGGCGGCAATGCGGCGGCGGCCCAGCAGGATGGCGCCCACGATCACGGCACCCACGCCGAAGTACAGCATCCACGTGGCGGACAAGCCATCGGTACGGAACACCATCGGCTCGGCGCACAGCAGCACGCCCAGAATGAACAGCGGCGCCAGCTTAGCCCATGACGTGGTCTGCCCGTGCTGCTTGACCAGGTAGGCAAAGCCCACCATCGCCGCCAGCGAGAACGTGCCGTAGCCGATGAAGTTGGCGGGCACGTGCAGCTTCATCCACCAGCTTTTCAACGCCGGCACCAAGGGCTGGATCTGGCCGGCATCGCGCGTGAAGGAATACCAAAGCAGGAACACGACGGCGGACGTCACCACCAGCAGCACGAAGCCGCCCAGCGCGCGCGTGGCGTACTTGCGTTCGTAATACAGGTAGAACAGCGCCGTGATCAGCGAAAACAGCACAAAGACTTCGTACAGGTTGCTGACGGGGATATGCCCCAGGTCCGGCCCCATCAGATGGCCTTCGCGCCAGCGCACCAACAGGCCGGTGACGCCGGCAAACACCGCGCCCCACGTCAACGCCGTGCCCAGCCACGCGGCGGTGGGGCTGAATACGCCGATCCAGTAGCAGACCATGGCCAGCGCAAACAGGGCGCACATCCACAAAATGGCGGACTGCGACGAGAACAGGTACTTCAGGAAGAACACCTGCTCGGCGCGGGCCAGGTCATTGCCGTACAGCATCAAGGCCAGGCCCGCCGCGATCGCACAGGCGACCATCAAACGGCGCAGCGGCCGCCACAACCAGCCCAGCCACGTCAATGCGGGCACGGTGCCGCAAAGGATGATCTTTTCGTAATAATCCATCGCGTTGCCGTGCCGGGTCAGCGCGAAAGCGGCGCCCACCGACAGCAACAGGAAGAAGACTACGTCGGTCCAGTCCGGCCTGCCGCGCCGGGCGCGGTTGTCGCCCGTTTCCGACAGGCTGTCTTGCCAGAGAACATCGGGCGACGCGTTAAACGTGTCCGGCGAGGAGGGATGCGGGGTGGTCGTCGTCGACATAAGAAAACCTTAAGACCTTTTCTGGCGCAGCAGCGCCTGCTTGAAGCGTTCAAACTCCTGATTGAAGTCGAGTGTACGCTTCTGGGACGTCATGGCCGCCAGGACGCTGCTGCCACTGCCTTGCGGCTTGACCCAGATCCAGACACGGCGGTCGCGGATGTAGAACATCGAAAACACCCCCAGGACCAGCAACAGGCTGCCCAGGTAGACCGTGTTCTTGCCCGGCGTGCGGCTGACCTGGAACACGCTTGCCTGCACATGGTTGAAGTCGGCCAGCGACAGGAACACCGGCGCGGGATAGACCGTCAGGTCGGACAGTGCCGCCACGGCCAGGCGCGACCACACCGCCGCGCGCTCGCCGTCGGGGCCTTCGACCGCGACGGGGGGCAAGCCGGCGCGTTCGCGCTCAATGGCGCGCAGTTCGTTCATGCTGGCGCCGATCAGCCGGATCACCACATCAGCGGCTCGCTCCAGGTCGGCGGCGGGCGTGTTGGCTTGCAGAAAGGCGGCGACCGCTTGCAGGCCGCCCGACGCAAAGGTCTCCAACGCGCGCTCGGCGGCGGTTTGCAGGGGCTGGCGGTCCGTGCCGGACGGACTGTTGCGCTCGGCGAAACGGCGGGCGGCTTCGCGGCGCGCGGCCGGGTCGGCCAGCGTGGCGCGCAGCCGCATGAATTCGGCGATGGAGCTGTCGTCATCAGCCGGAATGCGCAGATAGCGGAAGGGCTCGGACGCGTTGTTGCGCACGCCGGCCAGGAACACGCTGGCGCCGTCCAGCTCCATGGGCAGCATGTAGTTCTGGAATTCGTGGGCCTGGCCCGCGTCGTCGATCAGCTTGTATTCGACGCTGGGACCCACATTGCGCAAGTTCTCGTTCTTTTTGCCCGCCGCGCTGCCCGACACCGAGGCTACGTGCTCGGCAAAACTCTGATTGGCGCCCTTGGGATCGCCGCGCGTCAGGTCTTCCACATTGATCGGCCGCATGGCCGTGATCTCGACGCCCATGCTGCGCGGACCGGCTGACGTGTGAGCGGTCACTTCGCTTGTCTTGCCCACTGTACCGTCAACGGCGAAGGTGGCGTCCTGAGAACCTACTAACGGATAACCCTTCAAGACCACCGTGCTGCCGCCATCATCAAAGCTGGACTGGTACACCGTCATGCCCTTGAACCGCAGCGGCTCGTTGACCTCGATGGTGGAATCGAAGGTCTTGCCCGTATCCGGGTCGGTGACTTCGACCTCGCTGGCGAAACGGCTGGGCATGCCGGTCGAGTAGTAATCAACCACGAATTTCTTCAGCTTCAGCGTGAAGGGCATCGGCTGCACCAGGGCGCCGTCGCCCACCATCACGACCGCCGTACTGGCCTGGCCGCCTTCAGGCACCAGCACGCTGGCGCGGAAACTCGGGTTATTGACCGACAGGCGGCCGCTTTCCGGTACTTCCGAAATCAGCATGTTGTCGACAATGGGCTGCTTGCCGCCGAACATGACTTGCAGCCGCACGGGCAACTCGCTGTCGAGCAGGCCGCCCACGCAGATGATGACCATGGCCGCGTGCGCGAACACATAGCCCAGGCGGTTGGCGCTGCCCTTCTTGGCGGCCAGCAGCACGCCGTCGTTGTCCTGCCGTACGCGCACGGCGTAACCCAGCCGTTCCAGCAGCGACTTCAGGCCGGCCGAGGTCTGCGCGACGTCGGTGGGTTCTTCCGTTTCCACGCGATGCGGGAAGGCGCGCAGGCTGCTGGCGCGCACATGCTCGCGGAACGAGCGCGCGTCGCGCAACATCTTGGGTGCGTTGCGGGTCAGGCACACCGAGGTCGACACGACCAGGAAACCCATGATCAGCAAAAACCACCAGCTGTTGTAGACGTGCCAGATGGAAAACTTGTCGAACACCTCGTACCAGAACGGGCCGAACTGGTCGATGTAGTTGCTGGAGGATCGGTTCTGCTGCAACACCGTGCCCACCAGGCTCGCCACGCAAATGAACATCAACAGGCTGACGGCGAACCGCATCGAACCGAGCAGTTCGAAGAAGTCACCGGGCAGGCTGCGCAAGGAGGGGCGAGTGTGGGTTCGTGTTGAATTCATGAAAAAAGGGGGGCCGCGCGATCGGCTACCCCCCTCATAGACAGCGCGTAACGGAATCGGGTTCCGTCACGCTCAGGTTGCGTGAACGCGGACCAGCCGCGCGTGTTGCGGGCTGGCGCCTACCGCAGGCCTGCCGCGTAGTCGGACACCGCCTTGATATCGGCATCCGACATGCGGTCCGCAATCGCGAACATGATGTCGTTCTTGCGGTCGCCGCTGCGGAACAGCTTGAGCTGCTCTTCAATGTACATGGGGAACTGCCCAGACAAGCGGGGATACTGGGCGGGCATGCCGGCGCCATTGGCCGAGTGGCATGCCGCGCAGGCGGGTACATTGCGCTCGGGCAAGCCGCCGCGCCAGATCTTCTGGCCCAGATCCACCAGCTTCTCCTGGCCAGCCGTGGCCGGTTCCTTAAGAGGCTGTTGCGCCAGGTACAGCGCGATGTTCTGCATATCGGCCGGCGTCAGGTTCTGCGCCATGGCGGTCATCGGGGTGGGATTGCCCCCCGGGCCATTGCGCATTGGCAGCTTGGCGCCCTGCTTGATCTGGAAGTCGGCCAACTGCTTGGCCAGGTATTCGTGGGGTTGCGCGGCCAGGTTGGGGTTCACCGGGATGGTGCTGTTGCCCGCCGCGCCATGACAGGACGCACAGGCGATGATGCCTCTGGAGGCGTCGCCCTGGTCAAACAGCTGACCGCCCTTGGCGGCATCTGGCTTGGCCGGGCCCGCAGCGCCGTCAGCGGCGAAACTGGGTGTAGAGAAGGCGGAGGCGCCGAGCAACAGCCCGCTCGCAACCAACATTCGGGACAGCACACGCTTCATGAAGACCTCGACGATCACATCGATCAAGGCGCAAAAAGGCGCCCACGCCTGCCCCGCACACCCTGGAAAACCGTATCGAACCTCTCTGCCCATTCTGCCTGCCAAGTTGCCGCAGGCACCTAAACAGTAAGCAAAAAAGACGGCTCCGCGCACGGGGACCACTGTTGCAAACGCCGGATTATACAATAGGGCTCGAAACCAACCGTATCCAAAGCCCATCCGTGTCCCTCCTACATCGCGCCTCCTTCCTTACCTCCGCAGCTCGCCTCGACCAGTTGCCGGCCGCCGGCGCTCCCGAGGTCTGCTTTGTCGGCCGCTCCAACGCCGGCAAATCCACGGCCATCAACGTGCTGTGCAACCAGCGCCGTCTTGCGTTTTCCAGCAAGACGCCGGGCCGCACGCGCTTGATCAACATGTTCGGCTTGCCCGACCCGCTGGATCCGGAAGGCCACATCGGTTTTCTCGTTGACTTGCCCGGCTACGGCTACGCGTCCGTCGCGCGCAACGAAAAAGAAAAATGGGCGGACATCCTCGGCGGCTATCTGCGCGACCGCGAGTCGCTTGCCGGCATCGTGCTGCTGATCGACATCCGCCGCGGCGTCACCGAGCTTGACCGCCGCCTGGCCAACTTCATCGCCCCCACCGGACGCCCCGTGCTGGCGCTGCTGACCAAGGCCGACAAGCTGCCTTACGGCCAGCGCATGCGTACCGTGTTCTCTGTCCGCAAGGACCTGGCCGACATCGGCGCGCTGCACACCATCCCGTTCTCGGCGCCCGAGCGCATCGGGCTGGAAGAAGCCGGCGCCCATATTGAGAATTGGATTTCCCCCAAGGTCGAATCATGAACCCGCAGATCATCACCCCTGAGTTTCCGGTTTCCCGCCCTCGCCGCCTGCGCCGCGACGATTTCACCCGCCGCCTGGTGCGCGAAAATGCGCTGACGGTCAATGACCTGATCTACCCCGTTTTCGTGGCCGACGGCACGGGCGTGCAGCAAGCCGTGGCGTCGTTGCCCGGCGTGGTCCGCTATTCGCTGGACACGCTGCTGCCGGTGGCCGAGCAATGCGTGAAGCTGGGCATTCCGGTGATGGCGCTGTTCCCCGTTATCGACCCCGCGCTGAAAACGCCCGACGGCATCGAAGCCACCAACCCACGCGGCCTGATCCCGCGTGTGGTCGGCGAACTGAAAAAGCGTTTCCCCGAGCTCGGCATTCTGTGCGACGTGGCGCTGGACCCCTACACCAGCCATGGCCAGGACGGCGTCATCGATGAGAACGGCTACGTCATCAATGAAATCACGGTCGAGATCCTGGTCAAGCAGGCGCTGACCCAAGCCGCGGCCGGCGTCGACATGGTTGCCCCCAGCGACATGATGGACGGCCGCATCGGCGCGGTCCGCAAGGCACTGGAAGCCAACGGCCACATCCACACGCAGATCATGGCCTATTCGGC harbors:
- the ccsB gene encoding c-type cytochrome biogenesis protein CcsB, whose translation is MSTTTTPHPSSPDTFNASPDVLWQDSLSETGDNRARRGRPDWTDVVFFLLLSVGAAFALTRHGNAMDYYEKIILCGTVPALTWLGWLWRPLRRLMVACAIAAGLALMLYGNDLARAEQVFFLKYLFSSQSAILWMCALFALAMVCYWIGVFSPTAAWLGTALTWGAVFAGVTGLLVRWREGHLMGPDLGHIPVSNLYEVFVLFSLITALFYLYYERKYATRALGGFVLLVVTSAVVFLLWYSFTRDAGQIQPLVPALKSWWMKLHVPANFIGYGTFSLAAMVGFAYLVKQHGQTTSWAKLAPLFILGVLLCAEPMVFRTDGLSATWMLYFGVGAVIVGAILLGRRRIAAALPSLEVLDDIMYRAIAIGFAFFTVATILGALWAADAWGAYWQWDPKETWALIVWLNYAAWLHMRLIKGLRGAMAAYWALMGLLITGFAFLGVNMFLSGLHSYGQL
- a CDS encoding cytochrome c biogenesis protein ResB codes for the protein MNSTRTHTRPSLRSLPGDFFELLGSMRFAVSLLMFICVASLVGTVLQQNRSSSNYIDQFGPFWYEVFDKFSIWHVYNSWWFLLIMGFLVVSTSVCLTRNAPKMLRDARSFREHVRASSLRAFPHRVETEEPTDVAQTSAGLKSLLERLGYAVRVRQDNDGVLLAAKKGSANRLGYVFAHAAMVIICVGGLLDSELPVRLQVMFGGKQPIVDNMLISEVPESGRLSVNNPSFRASVLVPEGGQASTAVVMVGDGALVQPMPFTLKLKKFVVDYYSTGMPSRFASEVEVTDPDTGKTFDSTIEVNEPLRFKGMTVYQSSFDDGGSTVVLKGYPLVGSQDATFAVDGTVGKTSEVTAHTSAGPRSMGVEITAMRPINVEDLTRGDPKGANQSFAEHVASVSGSAAGKKNENLRNVGPSVEYKLIDDAGQAHEFQNYMLPMELDGASVFLAGVRNNASEPFRYLRIPADDDSSIAEFMRLRATLADPAARREAARRFAERNSPSGTDRQPLQTAAERALETFASGGLQAVAAFLQANTPAADLERAADVVIRLIGASMNELRAIERERAGLPPVAVEGPDGERAAVWSRLAVAALSDLTVYPAPVFLSLADFNHVQASVFQVSRTPGKNTVYLGSLLLVLGVFSMFYIRDRRVWIWVKPQGSGSSVLAAMTSQKRTLDFNQEFERFKQALLRQKRS
- a CDS encoding c-type cytochrome, which translates into the protein MKRVLSRMLVASGLLLGASAFSTPSFAADGAAGPAKPDAAKGGQLFDQGDASRGIIACASCHGAAGNSTIPVNPNLAAQPHEYLAKQLADFQIKQGAKLPMRNGPGGNPTPMTAMAQNLTPADMQNIALYLAQQPLKEPATAGQEKLVDLGQKIWRGGLPERNVPACAACHSANGAGMPAQYPRLSGQFPMYIEEQLKLFRSGDRKNDIMFAIADRMSDADIKAVSDYAAGLR
- the yihA gene encoding ribosome biogenesis GTP-binding protein YihA/YsxC, whose protein sequence is MSLLHRASFLTSAARLDQLPAAGAPEVCFVGRSNAGKSTAINVLCNQRRLAFSSKTPGRTRLINMFGLPDPLDPEGHIGFLVDLPGYGYASVARNEKEKWADILGGYLRDRESLAGIVLLIDIRRGVTELDRRLANFIAPTGRPVLALLTKADKLPYGQRMRTVFSVRKDLADIGALHTIPFSAPERIGLEEAGAHIENWISPKVES
- the hemB gene encoding porphobilinogen synthase; this translates as MNPQIITPEFPVSRPRRLRRDDFTRRLVRENALTVNDLIYPVFVADGTGVQQAVASLPGVVRYSLDTLLPVAEQCVKLGIPVMALFPVIDPALKTPDGIEATNPRGLIPRVVGELKKRFPELGILCDVALDPYTSHGQDGVIDENGYVINEITVEILVKQALTQAAAGVDMVAPSDMMDGRIGAVRKALEANGHIHTQIMAYSAKYASAFYGPFRDAVGSATNLGKSNKMAYQMDPGNLDEALREVAADLHEGADMVMVKPGMPYLDVLRRVKDTFRVPTFAYQVSGEYAMIKAAAANGWLDHDKVMMEALLAFKRAGADGILTYFAIEAATLLKAQR